The following coding sequences lie in one Pseudoxanthomonas sp. SE1 genomic window:
- the trxA gene encoding thioredoxin TrxA, producing MSDKVTHVGDADFDAAVLQSGEPVLVDFWAEWCGPCKMISPVLDELAETYGGKLKVAKVNVDENRATAIKYHVRSIPMLLLFKDGQIQATQIGAVGKGQLTQMIDKALGTQAA from the coding sequence GTGAGCGACAAAGTGACCCACGTCGGCGATGCCGATTTCGATGCTGCCGTGCTGCAGTCAGGCGAACCCGTACTGGTGGATTTCTGGGCCGAATGGTGCGGCCCGTGCAAGATGATCTCGCCCGTGCTCGACGAATTGGCCGAGACCTACGGCGGCAAGCTGAAGGTCGCCAAGGTGAACGTGGACGAGAACCGCGCCACCGCCATCAAGTACCACGTGCGCTCCATCCCGATGCTGCTGCTGTTCAAGGACGGCCAGATCCAGGCCACCCAGATCGGCGCTGTCGGCAAGGGCCAGCTGACCCAGATGATCGACAAG